The window AACAACAGATCAGTAAGGAAAACTTAAGTCAAATTTGTCCAAAATTCTTGATTACTGTTTCCTTATGTATTAAATGAGACAAGTTGTGGCCACCAGCACTAGTAGATCATGAAAcagttttctattttatatcaagttggattttaattttagagAGCTTGGATAACAACCTAGTTCACACCGCTATCCCTTATATTAAATAGTGCTGGTTAAAAAGATGCCATTTCTCCACAGAATGAGCActtgaaacaaaacagaaagccaGAAGATTGTCCCCCTCCAAGCAGAGGGTTCATGGAAATGCCTGGCTTGTGTGCTCCATACGTGGTCTGGAGACCAGAGTTTCTGTTTAGAGTACCTCACATGTGGAAGCTCTTGGATATCTCAGGACCATTATCAGTGCTCTTTAGGCCTTGAAGGAAGCTCTAACAATTCTCCCCTTCAGAGGCTGAGGGGGACGGAAGTTATTGGCCATTTGGATCCGCTGGTCTTCCTCCCCAGTGAAGAGCAGCATGCGGAACTTCTCCAGCTGGAAGTTCAGGGGAAACAAGTCACTGCTTAAGGGGGCAATCAACagtaatgttttttaaaaaggactAAAAGGAAGTATGCAGTGTATTTTCATCAGTTAATGGAACAGTTTCAAGCAAAGCTTCTAGAGaatattaatagaaaaaaaacagaagccCTGAGGATTGAACAGGTGAATATTCACAGACTTTCAACTTAGCCTCATTTCAAATCAAAATAATCTTTGCCTGCTTATCCAGCATTGAATGATACAAGAACAGAGAGAATCATAAATTTACCTGTTTCACAGAGATTCTTATGGGTTCTTTCAGCACTATCCATGTCACACTCTCATTAAGGGGTGGGGTTGTCAGAGAACCGAGGTATGTCCAATAATCTAGACTCAAGGGCAGGAGGCATTTAGGGTTGAAGCCTCTAAACTGAGCTTTTGTTCcctggggaaagaaaacagacctgaatttttccttttacttttcaATGCAggtaaaataacttttttgaaagagaacaaaatgttAAAGTAACATTAAAATAGGGGAAAGGAGAATTCTGTAAAGGTTTGGCAGCCTTATTAGACAAAAGTAGATGGCAAGTGTGATGCCTAATGCTGGCTTATTGGACTTTGAGGTCTTGCACCATTGTCTCTACCAAAATTCATCTCTTGCCACAACAGGCCCAAAAATAATGCAGGAAGTGTGTTCTCTATATAGTGGGCACTGTGAGCTATAGATAATATCATGGCAGAATTCCTTTTCTCATTACTTTCTCATCTATTTTAGtaggaaaaattaaatcctaTAGTCATTGTCTGCTATGGTAAATATTTGCTCtaaataaaagccaaaaatcAAACCTTCAAGTCTAAAATTAGAGGAAGGTAGATTGATGGAGGAAGATACATCAACCAAAAGACTGGTAGAAATAGGAGGTGCTGCCTATAGTAATGATTGCCTCAAGTACCACAGTCTAGAGCAACATTGTTCAGCCTGTAGGAGCATCCAAAAGGGTCTCAGTCACTCAGAAAACATCTCAGGAACAAACTCTGGACCTCAGTGAGATCATCCCTGACAGACCTCTGCAGCAAAGACAAACATGCAGCTTCCACTTGTGCCAGCCTCAGTGGAAAGGGATGATTTTGCTGAGTATCAAGGGTCAGGGAGCTTTGATTTTAGACTTCTTTTGGGACAGGCAGAACCTCTGGATGACCAGTGGGGTCAGCATGGCCTAGTGAGGCACCTGAGATTAGGAAAATCATGTTAacttgggagggaaaaaaaactacAGCTGCAGTTATATTCCAGTTATGGGAGGATCTGTGGGTAggtgatttttcatttttgtctcAAAGATGTATACAAGCATGGTTTTTAAAGGATGCCCCAGAAGGAAGTTTAAAGAGCTTAGAACTTACTTTAAATTTTACCATGTACAAAGCATCAGTGAGTCTGTTCATACTGGCATgttcttttccaatctaaaagAATGGAATGGACAGGTTAAATAAGGACTAAAACTATGCTTTAATTAGGTGTTGTTTTCTTACCCGAATCTGAACATTCCTACTAAAGTGTATCAGCAATTTGCAATGCATTAATGCCTTCAGTAAGTCATCTGTTTTCCTAAAGCACTTCTTAAATATGTGGCATAGTCCTCAAACACTTCACAGCATAATGCTTTTTATCATGTAAACATGCTATTTTCGCAATTCTTACCTCCAAGAAAACACCAACTACTGCCAAGCcatctggagctgctgctgcttcaccaAATGTTGCATATTTTCTGGCATTCCAATGTACTAAGTggagctttaaagaaaaataacaaataagaATTAAATTATTGATAGAAGTTATGAATGTAGTTTCTCAATGACAGCACTAATGGTTATTCATAACAGAACAGTTTTGTGTCAAAGGCACTGCTGAAAACATGAACTTCAATCTTTTGGACAGGTCC of the Cinclus cinclus chromosome 11, bCinCin1.1, whole genome shotgun sequence genome contains:
- the CA7 gene encoding carbonic anhydrase 7 — its product is MTGHHSWGYGQADGPSEWHKAYPIAQGNRQSPIDIDSARAVYDPSLQPLGISYESCTSLSISNTGHSVMVEFEDSDDRTAISGGPFQNPFRLKQFHFHWGTTHSQGSEHTIDGKPFPCELHLVHWNARKYATFGEAAAAPDGLAVVGVFLEIGKEHASMNRLTDALYMVKFKGTKAQFRGFNPKCLLPLSLDYWTYLGSLTTPPLNESVTWIVLKEPIRISVKQLEKFRMLLFTGEEDQRIQMANNFRPPQPLKGRIVRASFKA